ATATTATCCACTCAAGCTTGATAGACTTGCAACAGGAAATCTTTTGGATAACATTCAGGAATTTGAATTTGTCTTTATTTTGCATTTGATGTTCAATATTTTGCTTTTTACAAATGAATTGAACAAAGCTTTACAAAAGAAAGATCAAGATTTCGTCAATGCTATGGAGTTCCTTAACCTTGCAAAGATAAGGTTACAAAAAATGAGAGAAAGTGAATTGGAGTCTTTGATGGATGACGTTTATTCATTTTGTGGAAAACATGAAAATGTGATTCCCAAAATGGATGATGACTATCCAAGATCAAAGCGTAAGAGGTCCGGAATTTCATATTTACATCACTTTCATGTGGAAGTATTTTATGCAGTTATTGATTTGCAACTTCAGGAGCTCAATAATCGATTTGATGTTGTGACTAGTGACTTGCTCCTTGGTATGGCTAGTTTGAATCACGTTGATTCATTTCCTAATTTTGGCAAGAACAAGACAATGAAGTTGGCCGGGTATTACAAAAGTGAGTTTGGTGATAACTAACTTCGAGATCTCAGTTACCAGCTTGATAGTTTCATTGTCTATGCTCGACAACGTGATAGCAAGTTTCTCAACTTGAAGGGGATTAAGGATCTTTCTATTGTGATGGCAAAAATAAAATTGGATCAAACTTGGTCTCTTGTTTATTTACTTGTGAAGCTGACATTGATTTTACCTGTTGCTACTGCAAGTGTGGAAAGAGCATTTTCCTCAATGAAGCTCATAAAAAATGATCTACGTAATCGCATTGGTGGAGAATTTCTAAATGGTTGTTTAGTTTGTAAGATAGAGCGTAAGGTATTTGCAACTATAAGCAATGATGCTATTATGGATCGTTTTCAAAGGATGAATCCTCATTGAGTACAATTGTAATAGAAGGGTTGTTTagtttttttttggattttattAGCTCTTTAGTCTTATGATAGGCCCTTGGATTTGTCAGCTCTTTAGACTTATGATAGGTTTTTGTTATCTTTGTATGAGTTGATATTTCCTCTTCTTTTGTAACTATGCATCTCTTTGATGCCATTGTAATTATAAAACAACTTACTTctcaaaaaaatataattaattatctTTTGCTCGGGAAGTCGATGTCCCCTTAAAAATTTATATCTTATCTTAAAGCAATGGTGAACCCATCCTCATGAAATCCCGGATTCGCCTCTGCTTGGCCATGCTAAGTATAAATCTGGTGTATGGTAAATGATCTTTCACATTGGATAAGGATTCACTAATCTTATTGGAAGCTTATTTCTCTTTTTAGTCGAGATATATTATAAAGAAACTGATTATGAACAGGCTAAATTAATTTAGTGGATTGCATATCATGAGAACTATAAGTTCCCTGAATATCTATGCCTTGTGTGCTGGTATTTAGATTCAGATTTTAACCTACTAGTTTTGAGGGCAAAGCAACCTAAATATCTGTTACATAAGTTCTCTCCCTCAACTAATATTTTGAGTCAAGTTTAGGTGTTTGAAGTCATAAATTTTTTATCACCGTTTGGGTTTTGTTTTGGCCTTCTGAGGGTAGGATATGTTTCAAGGTTATCTCATTATGTGCTTTGCAAACAATTAAGTTTGAGTGTGTGGCCTCTCAATAGCATGTATCTAGCCTTTCAATAGTGAGTTGCTCTTTGTTAAAATCTGGTTCTGTAATGAGGAAATCTACCTTAAGAATGACTTACTAGCTATGCTACTTACAAGGTTATGTTTTAGCTTAGGTATCTCTTTAAAGAATTATGTTCTCTAGATTCTCAACCTTTTAAAGACTAGCATGTGTTTTATTATGATGATTCATGTAAACTCTTGATTAAGTTATGCGATTgtgttgatgaaattatttatttttaaaaggcCTTAAAACTTGAATCCTCTATCTCCTTGAGTTGTTTTTTTCAACCTAGATTAAGTGGTGATATTTATTAACTAAGAGAAGAATCTTTATGTCATTTGACTATCGTTTGTTGGGAAAACTATTGTGGGATACTCATCCTTTAATCCCCCAACTGCTACACATCTGCTGCACATCTAGAGTTTTGCTGCATTTTACTGAGCCTATACTAGAGTTCCTTGGAGCTTGTTGTATTATCAGATAAGTTTGCTAATCCCTTTAGTCCTTTATATTGATTGCTATCATGACTTATTATTAGATGACAAGTTGAGAGGGAAGTTTCTGCTATCACTGCTACTCCCTCATGTGAATAAATACatcttgattcttgttgcaaatcCATAGACTGTCTGCTGTTTCAAGAGGTGGCTTTTTGTCACACTGCTTCACTTCTTGAAATGGCATTATGAGGTATAAGAGTCATCCCTTGTAAGGTTGTTTGTTACCATGTCCTTGCATGAActctttgttgacacccaattttgtcccgcctctcctccgaaatacctatttacgcttctaatatttttggaaaattaaaatatatatatatatatatatatatatatatatatatatatatatatatatattatcttactataattactagcctcttatcaatacccacgttttattattctattacagttacctattattattattattattatttattattattattattattattattattattattattattcacaattcttatcatttcggcgttttgccagcttacgcacacgcatcacatttatctttgcataattaaacaatagtatttattttactgtggattttcgaaatattattacacagctattacaacgtcatttttttatctgagcactaataattgcatatttcatattgagcaatattttaacacaagttatttaaataggccttttatttaaatttagaagtcaggttatttctttcattcagcccatatttttaattcatctAACCTAAATCCAAGCCCATAAACATTTTCGGACCAATCTAGCCCACCATTCATTTAAATAAATTCAACCAGCCCACAAAAAACCGGCCCATACCCGCCTAAACCTACCCGACCCGCCCTTTCCGCTTAACAAAGGAAACCCATTAGGGTTTCCTTCATTCCCTCTTCTGCGCCGCTTCCCCCCGCTCCCTTCTCTTCTCCTTCAATCCCTCTCTCTCCCACGTCTCTCCCATACCACTGCTCCCCACTCGTCTTTgccccccacgctcctctgtcaCACCCATACCTCTGACACCCCCCACGTTGCCTCTGCGCTCCACTCTCCTTTGTTCCCTCTCCTCTGAAACTCGAACCAAAAATCAGTCTATAAATGTGTTTTCATCATCCATTAGAAAGGGGATTTTTTTTGGGGGTTCACGAAATTACCTCAAGAAGTAGAGGATTTTCTTTGATTGGAAACCCCTCAAGAACCTGAAGGGTTTTCCGATTCAGTCGCTAAAATCCCGGAAAGAAGCACAAGTTCTGGTCAAGCCGCCTAAAATTTCCTAGAAATTGAGTCTTCAGCAGTTTTTAAATATTTCCTGGAGATTTGTTCGAAATAGAAAATCCCAATTGTTTTACTTTTATACTTCGCTACTGTTTTGGGTCCGAGAGGATTCAAGCTCGAATTTTTCAAAGTGTTGCGAGTGTAGATCAAAGattcgtacccacttcgctgcacccgaagaaggtaatttctccTCCTTTAAGCCATTTTGCTTACAGTCGGGTCTATACGTATGTCTATTCTGTTGGGTGTTTAGACGAGCTCGTTTTAGTTTGTTTGTGTGCGGATGTTATTTCCTGTTTATTATGTGTTGGTTAACATTTGTGATTGAttgttaaaattaatggttagtTTAGCATTGTTAGCAGCTTTAACATTATAAGTCTGTTCCGTTTTAGTTTAATATAGTGTCGTTTGCTTATATGTTAGTTTAGTTGCTATTGAATTATTACCTTAATGTAGTCCAGTTTTCAGTTTGGTTTTAGTTTTTTTTGTCGTTATGATTAGTCTTTAAGTATGTGTTAGTTCTTATGTGAGTTTGGATATCACTAAACCATGTGTTTATGGATGCTGTCTAGTACCTTATTTGAATGATGCTCATGTTTAATACATCTTAGTCATGTATTCTCATGCGATCAGGTCATGCTTAAATGATAATTTCCTCACATGCCTACTAGTTTTGAGCCTAAGTTTGCCTGTACATTTAACTGTTTCCACTTGTCATACTACATGTTTGTTAGTATGTTCATTTGCTGATAGTTTTGTATACCCTGTTTGGTACAGTAGCATGCTTAAAGATCAATTCGCTATGTGGTTCTCTCTTGCTTGACCCTTGTTTGAGCTTAAACCATTATAAAGAGTAACTCATTAATCCATTCACCTTGTATGTGATTAAGAGTTTTTTGTCTTATCGAGCATGATACATGTCTACTGCTTTACATAACTTAAAATTGCTTGCATATCACCACTAGCAGACTTTAAAGGAAAATGCATATAAGTTTGTTTGGGGTTTAATACTAAGTATGCACATGATTGATAACTCCCATAGGTTGGATTTTATGTAGCTAAAAGAAATGGAGACAGCTTCATGATAGTTTAAGTAAAAAGGTAATAGACTATTATTGGTGTAGCCTTGTGTTTGCATACAACTGTGTGTTTCCAAGATCACTTTGTTAGCCTGGATTAGAATCTGACTAAGTTGTGTCAAGACGATTATGTGTTGTCTTAGGCTTCAACAATTCTTAAACATCTTAGAAGATGGATAATCTGCAgctataactatatatatgtgtgatcTACATTGATGAAACAGAACTCTTTTGTTTAAATTTGGTGTGCCGCTTAAGGAAGATAATTGTCCAAGTTAGTTCCTCTATTGTTTTCTTTCCCAAATAATGAGTCTTTTCTCAAACATGAACCAAATTCAGCAGGTGTCTCTGTTAAAAGGGCTATGTTTAAGTTAAAAAATCCTCTTTGCTTCATTAGCTATGCAAACAGTTGAATATCAGTTTGTTAACCATGTTCGAATTCAAAAATGATTCTCTCTCCAATTAACTTGCTTGaatgtttaaattgtcaaaagaTAAAGGATGTGTTAGAATTTATTATGCCACTGGAGtattaatatctttttttttacaATGCTGGTTCGGATTTTTCAGTTTCCATTGGTTAAATGCCCCAGATTATGTTTTCTCTCCTCTTATCTAGTAGCCACGAGATTCCCCCACCCCATATTATGGGTGTGCTTGTTAAAGTATTCCCAAGCACTGTTTCAGTTAAGTGTTAAGGGATGAACATCACTTAAATTTGGCCCAGAATATGAGTTTGTGCGTTAGTTAGAGGGACGAATAATTCCACGGTTTGTTTGAGCTCTTGTTTGCTTCCTCTTGCTTATTATCTCAAGCcaatgtgtatacatgaagtatacttAAAAATACATAGCATATATACAATCTTCCAatttgttttgagtttatatttcataTGTTTAACGTTATTCATTGATctcatactaatccttttcctttatttttatgcatgaccatcgcatgcgagtccgagagactcgtcctCCGCATTCtgtgttgggccaaaagcccaacataatattCTCGGGTCATCCCCAAGTCAGCCCAGCTTGCAGCAAAATaaaagaaatggaaattctgggCTAAGGCCCAATAGCGTGAATAGTCTCTCAGCAGTCTTAAAGTGGGCCGAGCCCATTTTAATATCAtttattcatttatttcattttttcatgtatttgatttgtatttgtgcaactaaccctttatttgtttgtttcctTAGCCAAACGAACCTTATTAGACTAATATGAGACTTAGCTTTAGTGAAAAGTAGTTAATTTAAGAAAGATAAATTAATTCCATTGGCTtcatcttttctttctcttttacgtCAAAAACTATCTATAATATctagtatttattttatttaatcaaTTTGCGAACGGCGCAATTACATATTTCGAATCAAAGGAATTATTTTTATTAGAAAATTAAACGTCACTAATATATACTTATTAATCCCAGTATATTATAGAAACATTTTAGATTAATTCGATTATGCATATTTTGAGTTAGACACAGTTAAATAAAGTTAACAAGCAAGAGAAGAAATTCTGTCATTTTTTTTGCATATTAGTTACAAAAAATGGTTTCAGATTATTCTGTTATATAATTTTATTCCGAATATAAATTGGCCAGGTTTTCCTTTAAAAGGCTTCTGTCTATATACAAATCATTACattttacaaatcttatttttcaaaataaaattattatttaaagttttaacagCATTTATAAGTCTCAACATTTCTTTTTgtgaaattattatatttctctacAAATTAGTTCAAgcagcattattatatttttttggaACCTTAGTAATATAAGCAAACTatatttcttaaaattcaaacactatattcaatctggattaattaacctaagtttggtcggataaccgtaagttaacggattctaaaggatgcctaaccccttccctttaggataatatagagcccttacctagaatcacactagttaagcagactattaattaagGTTGAGTTTTAACCCTGCCTTAGTTagcatctaggtgtcctaattcaccgttaaattaattaggtggcgactccttttaaacaaataaataggaatctccaatatgtcataccctaaatcaacccggttaaaatggggtgtgacactctTGATTGTAAAATGAGGCCAAAAAGTGTTTGAACTGCTACTGCTATACTGCAAACTGGTCAGATTAACCCTACATCTTTGAGGTCAAATATGGTTGCTTCTTAaaggttgtttggttgttaaattCCTTGCTATGCTTGAGTGTAATGCCTTGGTACTGCTATTAATCAATTACTGCTACACCCTATCCTCTGATCCCTACCCTTAAGAACAATTGTTCTTGTCATACAAAGATAAACAAAACAGATCACTACACTTGATTACCCTACTAGATCTGGGGTTGAAATTGTTTACATAAGTTGTATTTTTTGAGAAAAAACTTGACTGCTTGTTGTTGCATCTTGGATAATTTGAGGTTTGAAGTGTTGCACCTTGAATAAACTAATGGTTATCTTGTTGAGATATTAAACCTCTAGCCTACTAATGTTTCCTTAGTATCCTAAATAAGGGTGGTAATTATTGCAACTCTTTAGGCTATTTGTTGGTTTCTTGGATGAAAAATGGCAGTTTCAACAAGgtgtaaaaaaaaatctctatttaAGTGATTCCTTTGCTACTATTGTCATCTTGTTGGTTGCGAGCCAAGGCAAGTTTGAGTTTAGTTTAGCCTCCTCGATAGCCTGCAATGCCTAAGGTTCTAGAAACCTTCGGATCTTGATGCGGCGTCGAAATATGGACGGTGGTAGCCCTTTTACTGTCTTGTCTCTCAAGTTATTAGCTTGACACATGGCTTGGAATCAATTTTGAGATGATACTGCCCTTGGAGTTTCCTTTATTACTATACTTAAATGTCATTGCTTTGATAAAGCTGCTACATTGTTGTCTCTGGTTCACCTGTGGTCCAACCTGTAGCATCATGTGAATTTGGGGAGGTTTTTTAAGGCAAATGGCTATTGGTTCTTTGGCTTTATGCAATTGTATCTTAGGGCATCATACATTCACTGATAGATCTTTAAGTTGTTGGACTAGGGGAATGGTTATCATACCTAGTTAGTTATGCCATTGCACTCTGATGG
Above is a genomic segment from Lycium barbarum isolate Lr01 chromosome 12, ASM1917538v2, whole genome shotgun sequence containing:
- the LOC132624746 gene encoding uncharacterized protein LOC132624746, with product MTLVLRYVDKSGELIKRFLGIVYVSDTSARSLQKAIYSLLEDHSLCLLKLCGQGYDDASNMQEEKNGLKSLILQDAPSAYCIHCFAHQLQLALVALSRKHSDVKIFFYVVTNVLNTIGTSFKRRELLRQHQVEKLEELLKAGEIFTGQGLNQEPGLQRLGDTRWRSHFKNLENFMVIFSSIANVLKDMKEYYPLKLDRLATGNLLDNIQEFEFVFILHLMFNILLFTNELNKALQKKDQDFVNAMEFLNLAKIRLQKMRESELESLMDDVYSFCGKHENVIPKMDDDYPRSKRKRSGISYLHHFHVEVFYAVIDLQLQELNNRFDVVTSDLLLGMASLNHVDSFPNFGKNKTMKLAGYQLDSFIVYARQRDSKFLNLKGIKDLSIVMAKIKLDQTWSLVYLLVKLTLILPVATASVERAFSSMKLIKNDLRNRIGGEFLNGCLVCKIERKVFATISNDAIMDRFQRMNPH